The Sulfitobacter donghicola DSW-25 = KCTC 12864 = JCM 14565 genome has a segment encoding these proteins:
- a CDS encoding N-formylglutamate amidohydrolase: MPAAAFDVLLPNTPASCVVFASPHSGRDYAWSFMRKTVLNEHAIRSSEDAFVDQLFDCAPNYGAAFIKAGAPRSFVDLNRARDELDPALIEGVRRVGHNPRIASGLGVIPRVVANGRAIYRGKMPLNEAQERIAKYWEPYHERLQALLTAAQNRHGQTVLIDCHSMPHEAMDGVARSGIRRPDVVLGDRFGAAASGEVVDRIEAAFVEAGFVVTRNAPFAGAYITQAYGKPAKGQHAVQVEIDRSLYMNEQLIRPNGDFEAVRAALQNVVEEVAKIGQGRIPLAAE; encoded by the coding sequence ATGCCCGCCGCAGCTTTTGATGTTTTATTGCCAAATACGCCTGCTTCTTGCGTGGTTTTTGCCTCGCCTCATTCGGGGCGGGATTATGCGTGGTCCTTTATGCGCAAGACCGTTTTGAACGAACATGCGATCCGTTCGTCCGAAGATGCCTTTGTAGATCAGTTGTTTGATTGCGCACCAAACTATGGCGCTGCCTTTATCAAAGCAGGCGCGCCGCGGTCGTTTGTTGATTTGAATCGCGCGCGTGATGAACTGGACCCCGCTTTGATCGAGGGTGTTCGCCGCGTTGGGCATAACCCGCGGATCGCATCGGGATTGGGCGTTATTCCCCGTGTTGTGGCAAACGGGCGGGCGATTTATCGCGGGAAAATGCCTTTGAATGAGGCGCAAGAGCGGATTGCGAAGTATTGGGAGCCGTATCACGAACGCCTTCAGGCGCTTTTGACTGCGGCGCAGAACCGTCATGGGCAAACTGTTCTGATTGACTGCCATTCGATGCCGCATGAGGCGATGGACGGCGTTGCGCGCAGCGGTATCCGTCGGCCTGATGTTGTTTTGGGTGACAGGTTTGGCGCGGCGGCCAGCGGCGAAGTGGTGGACCGGATCGAAGCCGCATTTGTCGAGGCGGGGTTTGTCGTGACGCGAAATGCACCCTTTGCAGGTGCCTATATTACCCAAGCTTATGGAAAACCGGCCAAAGGGCAACATGCCGTGCAGGTCGAGATTGATCGTTCCCTTTACATGAACGAACAGTTGATTCGCCCAAACGGCGATTTTGAAGCCGTACGCGCGGCCCTTCAAAACGTCGTTGAAGAGGTCGCCAAGATTGGCCAAGGTCGGATCCCCTTGGCGGCTGAGTAA
- the yghU gene encoding glutathione-dependent disulfide-bond oxidoreductase: MANDLTYTPPKVWAWEAESGGKFASINRPIAGPTHDKELEVGKHPIQLYSLATPNGVKVTILLEELLALGHSGAEYDAWLVNIGEGVQFGSGFVDVNPNSKIPALMDHSGDTPQRVFESGSILLYLAEKFDAFIPKDPAQRTEMMSWLFWQMGSAPYLGGGFGHFYAYAPEKYEYPINRFTMETKRQLDVMDRHLAENEWFAGEYSIADIAIWAWYGQLVLGRLYSAAEFLDVASYKNVMRWAEAIDARPAVTRGRIVNKPFGDDPAMQLNERHDASDFDTKTNDKIAKE; this comes from the coding sequence ATGGCAAACGATCTAACGTATACCCCACCGAAAGTCTGGGCGTGGGAAGCTGAAAGCGGTGGTAAGTTTGCCTCGATCAACCGCCCGATTGCTGGCCCGACTCATGATAAGGAACTGGAAGTCGGCAAACATCCGATCCAGCTTTACTCTCTCGCGACACCAAATGGCGTGAAGGTCACCATCCTTTTGGAAGAGCTTCTGGCCCTTGGGCATAGCGGTGCGGAATATGACGCATGGCTGGTAAACATCGGTGAAGGTGTTCAATTTGGTTCGGGTTTTGTTGACGTAAACCCGAATTCCAAAATCCCTGCCCTAATGGATCACTCTGGCGACACGCCCCAACGGGTGTTCGAAAGCGGTTCAATCCTGCTGTATCTCGCTGAAAAGTTCGACGCCTTTATTCCCAAAGACCCCGCACAGCGCACAGAAATGATGAGCTGGCTTTTCTGGCAAATGGGTTCAGCCCCCTATCTGGGCGGCGGATTTGGTCATTTTTATGCATATGCCCCTGAAAAGTACGAATACCCGATCAACCGCTTCACCATGGAAACGAAACGCCAGCTGGACGTGATGGACCGTCATTTGGCCGAAAACGAATGGTTCGCGGGCGAGTATTCGATTGCCGATATCGCGATCTGGGCATGGTATGGGCAGCTTGTTCTGGGGCGTTTGTACTCTGCGGCCGAATTCTTGGATGTCGCAAGCTATAAGAACGTCATGCGGTGGGCAGAGGCCATTGATGCGCGGCCTGCTGTTACCCGTGGGCGGATTGTGAACAAACCCTTTGGCGACGACCCTGCAATGCAGCTGAACGAACGCCACGATGCGTCGGACTTTGACACCAAAACCAACGACAAGATCGCAAAAGAATAA
- a CDS encoding VIT1/CCC1 transporter family protein has product MYAAIAAVSVGCHKVTKPSAHSDDPHLVDRVPWLRAAVMGANDGIVSVASIIVGVAAADPSHRAVLIAGAAGLAAGAMSMAAGEYVSVSSQADLENADIARERQALIDDPEGELQELAEIYEQRGLSPETAALVARELTEKDALSAHVREELGLSETQQAQPLLAAVTSAITFSVFAAVPLLASVLAPQAMLIPIVVITTLCALAMLGALGAKAGGAAMMPATVRVVFWGGLAMAVTAAVGWLFGVSV; this is encoded by the coding sequence ATGTACGCAGCTATCGCCGCCGTAAGCGTTGGTTGTCATAAGGTGACGAAACCTTCGGCACATAGCGATGATCCGCATCTGGTTGACCGTGTACCGTGGTTGCGTGCTGCAGTCATGGGCGCCAATGACGGCATCGTTTCTGTCGCCTCCATCATCGTTGGGGTCGCGGCCGCCGACCCGTCGCACCGCGCTGTGTTGATTGCCGGCGCCGCGGGACTGGCGGCAGGTGCTATGTCGATGGCGGCGGGCGAATACGTAAGCGTTTCGTCTCAGGCCGATCTAGAAAACGCGGACATCGCGCGTGAGCGGCAAGCGTTGATAGATGATCCTGAAGGTGAGCTGCAAGAGTTGGCCGAGATATATGAACAACGTGGATTATCGCCTGAAACCGCCGCGTTAGTCGCACGGGAATTGACGGAAAAAGACGCGCTTTCCGCCCATGTTCGCGAAGAGCTGGGATTAAGTGAAACACAACAGGCCCAACCGCTGCTGGCAGCCGTAACTTCTGCAATTACCTTTAGTGTTTTTGCTGCGGTTCCTTTGCTCGCTTCTGTATTGGCGCCGCAGGCAATGTTGATCCCGATCGTTGTCATAACCACGCTTTGTGCTTTGGCGATGCTGGGTGCCCTAGGCGCAAAAGCGGGAGGGGCCGCGATGATGCCTGCAACGGTGCGCGTTGTGTTCTGGGGAGGTCTGGCAATGGCTGTGACAGCAGCTGTTGGGTGGCTATTTGGTGTGTCCGTTTAG
- a CDS encoding ABC transporter substrate-binding protein, whose amino-acid sequence MKYKLGTMAVAALMAASPVMADLVFPSLSYRTGPYAAGGIPFADGYADYFTMLNERDGGIGGVATRVLECETGYNTEKGVECYESTKGEGSLVYQPLSTGITYQLIPKTTADNIPMHTMGYGRTSAANGEVFSHTFNYPANYWNGASGAINYLLGENGGDLKGKKVALVYHNSAYGKEPIRTLEELSAKHGFEFKGVPVDHPGQEQKSQWLQIRRDKPDYVIMYGWGVMNQVAVQEAANIRFPMENFIGIWWSGSENDVLAAGAAANGYKALTFHGVGDDFPVFDDIKKHVVDTGKAAGAGDQIGTVLYNRGLYAAMLAAEAVKTAQEIHGEMDITPAMMRDGMEALEMTEEKMAALGLPNFGPSFKVSCQNHGGDGLVGVTQWDASAKTWSLISEFSASDNEVIGPLITEDSAAYAAENKIEAGCK is encoded by the coding sequence ATGAAATATAAACTAGGTACAATGGCCGTAGCGGCCCTGATGGCAGCAAGCCCCGTAATGGCGGACCTTGTATTCCCGTCACTTAGCTATCGCACTGGTCCATACGCTGCTGGCGGCATCCCGTTTGCTGATGGTTACGCTGATTATTTCACCATGCTCAACGAGCGTGACGGTGGCATCGGCGGCGTAGCGACGCGCGTTTTGGAATGCGAAACCGGTTATAACACCGAAAAGGGCGTTGAATGCTACGAGAGCACAAAGGGCGAAGGCTCGCTTGTGTATCAACCGCTTTCCACTGGTATCACATACCAGCTGATCCCAAAAACAACGGCTGACAATATCCCGATGCACACGATGGGCTATGGCCGTACATCTGCTGCAAACGGTGAAGTGTTCAGCCACACGTTCAACTATCCTGCGAACTACTGGAACGGCGCGTCCGGTGCGATCAACTATCTGCTGGGCGAAAACGGTGGCGATCTGAAGGGCAAAAAAGTTGCGCTCGTGTATCACAACTCGGCCTACGGTAAGGAGCCAATCCGTACCCTGGAAGAGCTGTCAGCAAAGCACGGTTTCGAATTCAAAGGCGTTCCAGTTGACCACCCAGGTCAGGAGCAGAAATCACAGTGGCTGCAAATTCGCCGCGACAAGCCTGACTATGTGATCATGTATGGTTGGGGTGTGATGAACCAAGTTGCGGTTCAAGAAGCTGCAAACATCCGCTTCCCAATGGAAAACTTCATTGGCATCTGGTGGTCTGGTTCTGAAAACGACGTTCTGGCAGCTGGCGCAGCGGCCAACGGCTATAAGGCGCTGACGTTCCACGGTGTGGGCGATGATTTCCCTGTCTTCGACGACATCAAAAAGCATGTTGTTGACACTGGCAAAGCAGCTGGCGCTGGCGACCAGATCGGTACCGTTTTGTACAACCGCGGCCTTTATGCGGCGATGCTGGCAGCAGAAGCTGTGAAGACAGCTCAGGAAATCCACGGCGAAATGGATATCACCCCAGCAATGATGCGTGATGGCATGGAAGCACTGGAAATGACCGAAGAAAAGATGGCGGCCCTTGGTCTGCCGAACTTTGGTCCTTCCTTCAAAGTGTCCTGCCAGAACCACGGTGGTGACGGCCTTGTTGGTGTGACCCAGTGGGATGCATCCGCAAAAACGTGGAGCCTGATTTCCGAGTTTTCCGCAAGCGACAACGAAGTAATCGGGCCGCTGATCACCGAAGATTCCGCAGCATATGCGGCGGAAAACAAAATCGAAGCTGGCTGTAAGTAA
- a CDS encoding DNA polymerase IV, whose amino-acid sequence MPALCRDCLNQFESARRCPACASPRVARHDELWDLSIAHMDCDAFYASVEKRDDPSLEGKPVIIGGGKRGVVSTACYVARIRGVRSAMPMFQALKLCPEAVVIPPRMNEYVKASRAIRAMMEELTPAIEPLSLDEAFLDMRGTTKLHGAPPAVMLAHLVRRMKNELGLTGSIGLSHNKFLAKVASDLDKPHGFSVIGKAETADFLRDKPVRMIWGVGPAGQASLEKAGIRSFSDLLRWEQTDLIARFGSMGERLYHLARGEDRRRVSAHAPVKSISKETTFFEDTSDADLLDGHIWRLAEQVADRAKAKGLAGRVVTLKLKRANHSSLTRRVALSDPTQLADRIYRTARGLFDQVGNQGPYRLIGCGISELSDAADADKLGDLLDPDAARRSDAERATDAIRDKFGAKAIVKGRAFR is encoded by the coding sequence CGCCTGCGCCAGCCCACGGGTGGCGCGCCATGACGAGTTATGGGATTTGTCGATTGCACATATGGACTGCGATGCCTTTTACGCCTCGGTCGAGAAACGTGATGACCCCAGCCTAGAAGGCAAACCCGTTATCATCGGCGGCGGCAAACGCGGGGTGGTGTCGACCGCTTGCTATGTTGCGCGTATCAGAGGCGTTCGATCCGCGATGCCCATGTTTCAAGCGCTAAAGCTCTGCCCCGAAGCCGTTGTCATCCCCCCTCGCATGAACGAATACGTCAAAGCTTCCCGCGCCATTCGGGCGATGATGGAGGAATTGACCCCAGCAATTGAACCCTTGTCCTTGGACGAGGCGTTTTTGGATATGCGCGGCACCACCAAATTGCACGGCGCCCCGCCAGCCGTAATGCTGGCCCACCTTGTCCGCAGGATGAAAAACGAATTGGGCCTGACCGGGTCCATTGGCCTGAGCCACAACAAATTCCTCGCCAAAGTCGCGTCGGATCTGGACAAACCCCACGGGTTTTCCGTGATCGGCAAAGCCGAAACAGCGGATTTTTTAAGGGATAAACCCGTTCGCATGATCTGGGGCGTTGGCCCTGCTGGCCAAGCATCCCTAGAAAAGGCTGGCATCCGCAGCTTTTCCGACCTGCTGCGGTGGGAGCAAACAGATTTAATTGCCCGTTTCGGCAGTATGGGCGAACGCCTTTACCACCTTGCCCGTGGCGAAGACCGCCGTCGCGTTTCAGCCCATGCGCCTGTGAAATCGATTTCTAAAGAAACCACCTTCTTTGAAGATACCTCGGACGCGGATCTGCTGGATGGTCATATCTGGCGGTTAGCTGAACAAGTAGCTGACCGCGCAAAGGCCAAAGGGTTGGCTGGCCGTGTGGTTACACTCAAACTAAAACGCGCAAATCATAGCTCCCTCACGCGCCGCGTGGCGCTGAGCGATCCCACCCAATTGGCCGACCGAATTTATCGAACCGCACGCGGTTTGTTTGATCAGGTTGGGAACCAAGGGCCATACCGCCTGATTGGCTGTGGGATATCGGAACTCAGCGATGCTGCGGATGCGGATAAATTGGGGGACCTTTTGGACCCAGACGCCGCGCGCCGATCAGATGCGGAACGCGCAACAGATGCCATCAGGGATAAATTCGGGGCAAAGGCAATCGTAAAGGGTCGCGCCTTTCGCTAG
- a CDS encoding ABC transporter permease, producing MAQLTTKTSKIKPDGARALSWGALLIAGLCALPMLAVLLAAVSGGTETVEHLVDTVLEGYTRTTLTLVCLVALGTFAIGVGAAWLVTMTRFPGVRIFEVALVLPLAFPAYVLAYAYTHVLDHPGIVQTSLRALTGWGPRDYWFPDIRSLGGAALMLVLVLYPYVYLLARAAFLQQSGTTFLAARALGSSPWAAFFKVSLPLARPAIAGGVLLAVMETIADFGTVAYFGVQTFATGIYTSWFSLFDRVGAAQLALCLLSFALLLAMLERLQRGDAKYHDPSRRAKVAPPLQLKGGKAALAVLLCAVPVLFGAALPIIVLFAMGLGSEQNLLSERYLGFIQNSATLASIAAIVTVCAAICIGFFQRMKTSRVSQAAAYVARLGYAVPGGVIAVGLMVPFATFDNALDAWMRSTFDISTGLLITGSIWLLIIAYMVRFLAAALGAYEGGQAMVHVNMDAASRSLGQGPIGTLRRVHLPILAPSLLTALLIVFVDVMKELPATLIMRPFNFDTLAVQAYRLASDERLEGAAVPSLVIVAMGLLPVILICRQVGRR from the coding sequence ATGGCTCAATTGACGACCAAAACCTCAAAGATAAAACCCGATGGCGCGCGCGCGTTGTCGTGGGGTGCTTTGTTGATTGCGGGGCTGTGTGCCTTGCCGATGTTGGCCGTTCTTTTGGCCGCAGTCTCTGGTGGCACCGAGACCGTTGAGCATTTGGTCGATACGGTTTTAGAGGGGTATACACGCACTACCCTAACATTGGTTTGTCTGGTCGCTTTGGGCACATTTGCAATCGGGGTTGGGGCTGCGTGGCTTGTTACGATGACCCGTTTTCCTGGGGTGCGGATTTTTGAGGTCGCTCTGGTCCTTCCTTTGGCGTTTCCAGCCTATGTGTTGGCCTATGCCTATACCCATGTTTTGGACCACCCTGGCATTGTTCAGACATCCCTCAGGGCACTAACGGGCTGGGGGCCGCGCGATTACTGGTTCCCTGATATCCGTTCTCTTGGGGGGGCGGCGCTGATGTTGGTTCTTGTGCTGTATCCATATGTTTACTTGCTGGCGCGGGCTGCATTCCTACAACAAAGCGGCACGACCTTTTTGGCGGCGCGTGCCTTGGGCTCTTCGCCGTGGGCTGCCTTTTTTAAGGTTAGCCTGCCATTGGCCCGCCCCGCCATTGCCGGAGGCGTTTTGCTGGCGGTCATGGAAACCATCGCCGATTTTGGCACGGTGGCCTATTTTGGCGTTCAAACCTTTGCGACGGGTATCTACACCAGTTGGTTTTCTCTCTTTGATCGTGTGGGCGCCGCGCAATTGGCCCTATGTTTGCTGAGCTTTGCTTTGCTGCTGGCGATGTTAGAGCGGCTGCAACGTGGGGACGCAAAATATCATGATCCCTCAAGGCGCGCCAAGGTTGCTCCGCCTCTTCAGCTAAAGGGGGGCAAGGCGGCTCTAGCGGTGTTGTTGTGCGCGGTTCCTGTGTTGTTTGGCGCGGCGTTGCCAATCATTGTGCTCTTTGCGATGGGGCTTGGATCAGAGCAGAACTTGCTGAGCGAGAGGTATCTGGGGTTTATCCAGAACTCGGCCACGCTGGCCTCTATCGCGGCGATCGTGACTGTTTGCGCTGCGATTTGTATCGGGTTCTTTCAGCGGATGAAGACAAGTCGGGTATCGCAAGCTGCGGCTTATGTTGCACGTTTGGGCTATGCCGTTCCGGGGGGCGTGATTGCGGTTGGCCTCATGGTTCCCTTTGCCACATTTGATAATGCGCTGGATGCTTGGATGCGCAGCACCTTTGACATCTCGACAGGGCTGTTGATCACGGGATCGATCTGGCTGCTGATCATTGCCTATATGGTGCGGTTTTTGGCAGCGGCGCTGGGGGCTTACGAAGGCGGACAGGCGATGGTGCATGTGAATATGGATGCTGCTTCGCGGTCATTGGGGCAGGGGCCAATCGGTACATTGCGCCGCGTTCATCTGCCGATCCTCGCACCCAGTTTGCTGACTGCTCTGCTTATCGTGTTTGTGGATGTGATGAAGGAGCTACCGGCAACACTCATCATGCGCCCGTTCAACTTTGATACGCTTGCTGTTCAGGCCTATAGATTGGCCAGTGACGAACGACTGGAAGGTGCCGCGGTGCCGAGCCTCGTGATCGTGGCGATGGGGCTGTTGCCCGTTATTCTGATTTGCCGTCAGGTTGGGCGCCGCTGA
- the ykgO gene encoding type B 50S ribosomal protein L36 produces MKVRNSLRSLKNRHRDCRVVRRKGRVYVINKTQKRFKARQG; encoded by the coding sequence ATGAAAGTTCGCAATTCACTCCGCTCGCTCAAGAATCGGCACCGCGACTGCCGTGTTGTGCGTCGCAAAGGCCGCGTATACGTGATCAACAAAACACAAAAGCGCTTTAAAGCCCGTCAGGGTTAA
- a CDS encoding ABC transporter ATP-binding protein, with translation MLDANPTEVQVENLLEVNNIEVIYNHVILVLKGVSLNVPKGGITALLGGNGAGKTTTLKAISGLLASERGEVTKGSIKYRGGLIQHQDPAETVKKGVVQVMEGRHCFEHLTVEENLLTGSYTRTDGKGAIAADLEMVYNYFPRLRERRKSQAGYTSGGEQQMCAVGRALMSRPETILLDEPSMGLAPQLVEQIFEIVKEINEKEGVTFLLAEQNTNVALRYSHYGYILESGRVVMDGPAKDLRENQDVKEFYLGMSDEGRKSFRDVRSYRRRKRWLS, from the coding sequence ATGTTGGACGCAAACCCCACCGAGGTGCAGGTCGAAAATCTGCTCGAAGTGAACAACATCGAAGTGATCTATAACCACGTGATTCTTGTGCTGAAGGGCGTGAGCCTGAACGTGCCCAAGGGCGGCATTACCGCGTTGCTTGGTGGTAACGGCGCGGGCAAGACGACGACGCTCAAGGCGATCTCGGGGCTGTTGGCCTCGGAACGCGGAGAAGTCACCAAAGGCTCGATCAAATATCGTGGCGGTCTGATCCAACATCAGGATCCCGCCGAGACGGTTAAAAAGGGTGTTGTGCAGGTGATGGAAGGGCGTCACTGCTTTGAGCACCTGACGGTTGAGGAAAACCTGTTGACGGGTTCCTACACACGCACAGACGGCAAGGGTGCAATCGCTGCCGACCTCGAGATGGTATATAACTATTTCCCCCGCTTGCGCGAACGCCGCAAATCGCAGGCTGGCTATACCTCGGGTGGGGAGCAGCAGATGTGCGCCGTTGGCCGCGCGCTGATGAGCCGACCAGAGACCATTTTGCTGGACGAACCCTCGATGGGTCTGGCGCCACAGCTGGTTGAACAGATTTTCGAGATCGTAAAAGAGATCAACGAAAAGGAAGGCGTGACCTTCCTGTTGGCTGAGCAGAACACAAACGTGGCGCTGCGCTATTCCCACTATGGTTACATCCTTGAAAGCGGCCGCGTGGTTATGGATGGTCCGGCCAAAGATCTGCGCGAAAACCAAGACGTAAAAGAATTCTACCTTGGTATGTCTGATGAAGGCCGCAAGAGCTTTCGCGATGTACGCAGCTATCGCCGCCGTAAGCGTTGGTTGTCATAA
- a CDS encoding phenylacetate--CoA ligase family protein — protein sequence MTHFDNLETRSTEQRAKDIAAMLPAQVARAQALGGYSESLAGVDPTTIRNVTDLAQLPVLRKSELGKAQATSAPFGDFTTKPAHEFSHVFQSPGPIYEPSSNDPDWWRMGRFLHAVGIGKGDIVHNCFGYHLTPAGMIFESGARAVGAAVLPAGTGQTELQVIAARDIGTTAYAGTPDYLKIILEKADEMGVTLGITRAVVGGGALFPSLREWYAARGITCLQSYATADLGNIAYESPAAEGMIVDESVIVEIVTPGTGDPVPEGEVGEVIVTTLNPDYPLIRFATGDLSAVMPGQSPCGRTNMRIKGWMGRADQTTKIKGMFVRPEQVAQLVQNHDEITKARVIATRENEQDMMTVQIESTSPDAEAYAVSVSQLLKLKGRVEVVTPGSLPKDGLVIEDQRSYD from the coding sequence ATGACCCATTTCGACAACTTGGAAACCCGCAGCACAGAGCAGCGGGCAAAGGATATTGCCGCCATGTTGCCGGCACAGGTTGCGCGGGCGCAAGCATTGGGCGGCTATTCGGAGAGTTTGGCTGGCGTCGATCCCACGACTATTCGTAATGTCACCGATTTGGCCCAACTGCCTGTTTTGCGCAAATCAGAGCTCGGCAAGGCACAAGCCACCAGTGCGCCCTTTGGTGACTTTACCACCAAACCTGCACATGAGTTTTCGCATGTTTTCCAATCACCAGGCCCTATTTATGAACCCTCTTCCAACGATCCCGATTGGTGGCGTATGGGGCGGTTCCTTCATGCTGTCGGGATTGGCAAAGGCGATATTGTTCACAACTGTTTTGGCTACCATCTTACGCCTGCGGGGATGATATTCGAAAGCGGTGCACGTGCTGTTGGTGCTGCGGTCCTGCCAGCAGGCACTGGGCAGACCGAGCTTCAGGTGATTGCGGCACGTGATATCGGCACGACGGCCTATGCAGGCACCCCTGATTATCTCAAGATCATTCTGGAAAAAGCGGATGAGATGGGCGTGACCTTGGGCATTACCCGCGCTGTGGTTGGGGGGGGGGCTCTGTTTCCTAGCCTGCGCGAATGGTATGCTGCACGCGGCATCACCTGCCTCCAAAGCTATGCGACGGCTGATCTGGGTAACATCGCATATGAATCGCCCGCTGCCGAAGGCATGATTGTTGATGAGAGTGTAATCGTTGAAATCGTTACCCCAGGAACGGGTGATCCGGTTCCCGAAGGTGAGGTAGGCGAGGTCATCGTCACAACGTTGAACCCCGACTATCCGTTGATCAGGTTCGCGACAGGCGATCTTAGTGCCGTGATGCCTGGGCAAAGCCCCTGTGGGCGCACGAACATGCGCATAAAGGGCTGGATGGGCCGCGCGGACCAAACCACCAAGATTAAGGGAATGTTTGTTCGCCCCGAGCAAGTTGCGCAGCTGGTTCAGAATCACGATGAGATTACCAAGGCGCGTGTCATCGCGACCCGTGAGAATGAACAGGACATGATGACAGTACAAATCGAAAGCACCTCACCAGATGCCGAAGCTTATGCGGTATCAGTTAGCCAGCTTTTAAAGCTGAAAGGTCGTGTCGAAGTTGTAACGCCGGGAAGCCTGCCAAAGGATGGTTTGGTGATCGAAGATCAGCGTAGTTACGACTAG
- a CDS encoding branched-chain amino acid ABC transporter permease, with protein MFYREAGDFSTTYADDQQTFPIKFDRYRYYVVLFIAIVVIPFVVNDYWVNSLLLPFLIYAIAALGLNILVGYCGQVSLGTGGFMAVGAYSCYKFMTGIDIWWGGELLFRLPELNIFLSVLMGGVMTAVVGVLFGLPSLRIKGFYLAVATLAAQFFLVWLFNRVAWFYNYSASGQISAPERSMFGILITGPSVAPWAAYLFCLFFTIICAYVARNLTRGSAGRKWMAIRDMDIAAEIIGVNPLRAKLTAFAVSSFFIGVSGALFFAVYLGAVEVGEAFGITKSFLVLFMIIIGGLGSIFGSFAGAAFLVVLPVVLKVVGVDWLGWPTDIVAHLQLVIVGALIIVFLIAEPHGIAQLWRVAKEKLRLWPFPH; from the coding sequence ATGTTCTACCGTGAAGCAGGCGATTTTAGTACGACCTACGCTGACGACCAACAGACGTTCCCGATCAAGTTTGACCGGTATCGCTATTACGTTGTTCTCTTTATCGCGATCGTTGTGATCCCGTTTGTGGTGAACGACTATTGGGTGAACTCCCTACTGCTGCCATTCCTGATCTACGCGATCGCGGCGCTGGGGCTGAACATTCTTGTTGGGTATTGCGGTCAGGTGTCTTTGGGAACCGGCGGTTTCATGGCTGTGGGCGCGTATAGCTGTTACAAATTCATGACGGGTATTGATATCTGGTGGGGAGGCGAACTGCTGTTCAGGCTGCCAGAGCTCAACATCTTTTTGTCAGTCTTGATGGGCGGCGTGATGACTGCGGTTGTCGGGGTTTTGTTCGGCCTTCCTAGTTTGCGGATCAAAGGGTTCTACCTTGCCGTTGCGACGCTGGCTGCGCAGTTCTTCCTTGTCTGGTTGTTCAACCGTGTTGCGTGGTTCTACAACTACTCGGCATCGGGCCAGATCAGCGCGCCAGAGCGCAGCATGTTCGGCATCCTGATTACGGGGCCTTCCGTGGCGCCATGGGCAGCCTATCTGTTCTGCCTCTTCTTTACGATCATCTGTGCCTATGTGGCCCGCAACCTGACGCGCGGCTCGGCGGGGCGTAAGTGGATGGCAATCCGTGATATGGACATCGCGGCCGAGATCATTGGCGTAAACCCACTGCGGGCAAAGCTAACAGCCTTCGCCGTCTCTTCCTTCTTTATCGGGGTTTCTGGCGCGCTCTTCTTTGCTGTTTATCTGGGCGCGGTCGAAGTTGGCGAAGCCTTTGGCATCACTAAATCCTTCCTCGTTCTGTTCATGATCATCATCGGCGGATTGGGCAGCATCTTTGGTTCTTTCGCTGGCGCGGCGTTCCTTGTTGTTCTGCCTGTTGTTCTGAAGGTCGTGGGTGTTGATTGGTTGGGTTGGCCCACGGATATCGTGGCACATTTGCAGCTGGTGATTGTTGGCGCACTGATTATCGTGTTCCTCATCGCAGAGCCGCACGGCATCGCCCAGCTATGGCGCGTGGCCAAAGAGAAATTAAGACTGTGGCCGTTCCCGCACTAA